GGGCGGCGTCGATCATGTTGACCGCCACGACGGTCCGCATGCCGCGTTCGAGCACCTGGAGGAGGAGATAGAGGCCCCGTTCGATCCGGGTGGCATCGAGGACGACGAGTGCAACGGCGTCGGGATATTCCCCGACGATGCGGGCCGCCACCTCCTCGGCGGCGTCGCGCGGCTCCAGCGAGTAGGCGCCGGGGACGTCGATCACCTCCCGGGCCTGGTGGTCCGCAACGAGGCTGCCGCGCGTGACGTCGACGGTGGTGCCGGGGTAGTTCGAGACGGTGGCGCTGCCCCCGGTGAGGCGGTTGAAGAGGGCGCTCTTTCCCACGTTCGGGTTGCCGATGAGAAGGAGCGTCCGCTCCCCCTCTGGCACCTCAACACCCAAACGGGGGCGGGAGAAGAGACGATCGCGCAGACTCATCGGTCTCCCTCCCTGATATCGACGAAGACGCCTGCAGCAAGGTCGCACCCCATCGCCACCTCGACATCGCCTGCGATCACGACGACCGGCCCTTTGATCGGCTGGCGCGTGATCATCTTCACGGTTTTACCGGTCCTGATGCCGAGGGAGTTCAGTTCCCGGCGGAAACCGCGGATATCAACGATTATTCCGGTTTCCCCGTATTCAAGATCATTAATTGCTTTTTTCATCAATATTCCTCTCAACAGTGATGTGTGCGGCCATACCGCGGCCGAGGGCGAGGGTGCCGCCGTCGACGGCCAGGACGATCGGACCACAGGCGGCCGATACGACCGTGCAGATCTGTCCCGGGGCGATCCCCCGCAGGGCGAGGCGGTTCCTGAACCGCTCGCAGCCCATGACGGCAACGACCCGCACCGTTTCACCGATACCACATTCTGTCAGTTGCATGCTCTGGTCAGGGAATAGGTGGCCTCTTCGGCCCGGATAAAGCGGAGCCGAAAGGTATGAGGGGACCGCTCGGCCGACCGAAAAAAATTCGGAAATTTTGATGTTTCCGAACGGTGCGCGCGAAGCATGGGCGCACATCAGGGGTGGAGCAGAAAACAGGCTCTTCGCTCGTTTGTGTGGGTCGCCATGACGTCTTCATCTGACGCCCCTCAGGCGACCCGGGGAATCATGCGCGAAAGACCGCGATTTTTAGAGGCGGGGAGTGTTTCTGGGACGAAAAGCAGGTGATCGGCGTGCCGGTTTCGGGGGGCCAGCTGCCCCATAGACCTGCGATTGGGGGGAGAGATGGGAGTGGCCATTCAGGCTCCTGTGCTGCCTTCCCCGGTCTAATCGTGTGCGGGGGTCAGGGGGGTGAAACCCCCGGCAGGCAGTATGGGGAAGGCGGGGGATCCGCACTCCCTCCCTGCGATTACAGGAGAGAGATCAAACCCGGCACGAGGGTTTACCATGAAAAACATTTCATGGGGTATGCTTGAGTCGCCTTCCCGGACTCATGCCCGATTCAACAGCGCCAAAAAAACAGGATATCGTGAGCCGGCGGCAGTGCGTGGAGTTGTTTGCCGGCCCGTCCGAAGAACTATCGAGAGAGGTGGAAATTGTGTGGTACGTGTCGTTTTCCAGGGAAAAACGGGAGCATATCCTCCTAGCAGATCACCTTTTCCTGCACTTTTTCGGTTCCCGTGCGACACTCCGGGACTGCTGCTGCATCCGGGATCAGTCCGAGGAGCCGGGCCAGTTTTTCCGGATTGCCCGCACCTCTGATCGTCGATCTCGTGCTCATCCCATCACCCCTGTGCCAGGGGAAGCAGCAAGCCAGATTTTTTCTCCTTCCGTCCTCTCCCCGACGGTCCGATCGTCGAGGACGGCCGCGACGGCATATGCCAACCCGGCCCGGTGCAGGTGTTCTCCTGTTCTCATGTGAACAGATACATCCTGGCGTTTCGGCAGGGTTGAACCCTTCCCGAAGATTGTTGGAGGGGTTTGGCATGCCCGAAAAAGATGCGGGTGAACGCCGATCTCCAGCGCACCCGCGCACCAACGCCGGGCCGATCCGCCACCCCTCCTGCCAGACTTTTCCAGCGATCCAGAACCGTATTTCGTCCTCTACGCGGTCGCCAGCAGCACAACGGCCATCAGTGCCATCCCTGCGATCAGGCCGTAGATCGCACAGTGCGTCTCCCCGTACTCCCGGGCCGCAGGGAGGAGTTCGTCCAGGGCGACAAAGACCATGATCCCGGAAACACCGGCGAACAGCAGGCCCAGAAGACCCGCCGAAAAGAAGGGAAGGAGGATGAAAAAGGCGATCAGGGCGCCTGCAGGTTCGGCAAGCCCCGAGAGGAGAGCATAGAGAAACGCCCTGGCTCTGCTCCCGGTGGCGCAGTAGACAGGCACGGATACGGCGATGCCCTCAGGGATATTGTGGATGGCGATGGCCGCGGCGATCGAGAGGCCGATCCGCAGATCCGCCGTGGCGGCGTAGAAGGTCGCCATCCCCTCAGGGACGTTGTGGATGGCGATGGCAAGTGCGGTGAATAAGCCGGTGCGATAGAGGCCTGCGTCCGCCCCGCCCTCCGCCTCCTCTACCCGCCGCGCCTCGTGGGGGTTCTGGGGATAGGGAACAAGATGATCGATGAGGCCGATGAATGCAATCCCCCCGAAAAAAGCAAGCGTGACCGCCCATGGACCGGGCACACCGCCCCATGAAGCGCCGACCGCCGCATGCGCCGCCGGCAGGAGTTCGGTGAAGGAGACATAGATCATCACCCCGGCGGAAAAACCGAGAGAAAAAGCGAGAAGGCGCGTACCTGTTTTTTTCGTGAAGAAGACCATCAGGCTGCCGATACCGGTCGAAAGCCCGGCGATGAGCGTCAGCCCGAAGGCGACGGCGACAGTATCAGGATCGATCATACCTTTTCCCGGCGGACATGCTCATGTATCTCTGCTCTGCTTTAATACTCACGGGGGCGTGCAAAAAAACGCGAACACCTGATCCTTCCGGCGCCGACGGCAGAGAAGGAAAGAGATGGGGAACACCCCCCATCACCTGAAAAATATCAACGACAGGAGTTCAGAACCGCGTGACGATCGTCACGATGTCCTGATCTTTGAGTTTGTGCTGAAGCCCGACGCGCTGGGCGTCGTGCTTCACGGATTTACCCCAGATCTTTGCATACCTGAACTTGTCCACGAAGTCGCGGTGAAGCCGGCGGCAGACGTCCTCGATCGTCGAGTCTGAGCGGACGATCAGCGGCTCCTCCATGTCGGCCGGACCGCCGAGCGGCTTCATGTAGACGCGCATGAAGCCGAGGTGATTGTAGATCCCGTCCTTGAGCGCATCGACGTTGTAGCCCGAGTGCGCCGAGATCATATAGGGCGTCTCGCCGAACCGGTCGGTGAGCTCGCCCTCGATCTCGGCACGGGTCTTTGCATCGACGAGATCGACCTTGTTGATGGCGATGAAGGCCGGGATATAGACGCGGTTTCCGATCATGGCGTCGATGAAATCGTCCTGCGAGATATTGCCCCTGATCAGGACGTCGGCGTTCATGATCTTGTTCTCGGCGAGGATGGACCTGACCTCCTCGATGTCGAGAGCCTCGTCGCCGACATAGTTGAGCCTGATACCGCCGTTGCCGCTCTTTTTGATGGTGATGTCGGGTTTTGGCTTGTTGATCCTGATCCCGGCGTCATAGAGTTCCCTCATCAGGACATCGACATGCCGCCCGTTGTAGACGTCGCCGAGGATGAGGATGAGGTCGGCGCTCCGCACCACGGCGATGACTTCCTTACCGCGTCCCTTGCCCATGGCGGCGCCGGCGATGAGCCCGGGGATATCCAGGATCTGGATCTTTGCGCCCTTGTGCTCCAGGATCCCGGGTACGACGGTGAGGGTGGTGAAGGCATAGGCCGCCACCTCGCTCTCCTGCCCGGTGAGCTGGTTGAGGAGCGTGGACTTGCCGACCGACGGAAAACCGACGAGGACCACCGTCCCGTCGCCCGACTTCTTGACCGAATACCCTTCCCCGGAGCCGGCGGACTTCATCGCCCGCTGTACGGCTTCGTCTCTGATCTTGGCGAGCTTGGCTTTCAGGCGTCCGATGTGCTTGGATGTGGCCTTGTTGTACACGGTGCGCTGGAGCTCGTCTTCGATCTCCTTGATCTCATCTTCAAGACCACTCATTCCTCATAGATCTGTAAGCCTGACTACATAAGGATCGTGGATAGGGAACCGCATCCCGGTGCTGCGCGCCCTCGATCTCGATGGGGCGGGCAGCGCCTGATCGGGCTGCGCAGAGAGGAATGGTTAAATACGTCCATATCCAATATTGTAGAGCACTCAGGTGCGCATTGCTGCTATAGTGTAGACCGGCCAATCATGCAGGACTCTCACTCCTGCGACTGGGGTTCGAATCCCCATAGCAGCATCCGATTTTGAACTCAATTCACCCAATCGCATCTGTTCAGGTTTCTTTTCTGTCGTAAAGCAATTCCCGTTGGCTCCAGCCCCCAGCGTGGAACAGCGCCATTATCCCCAGCCAAGGCCATACGCCAGCACGACGACCAGCACCGCCATGATACCGTTCCGGAGCGTCATTGAGATCAGCATGATCTCTGTTCCAGTCCACATACCGAATATCGCCACATAGGATGATCCGAGCCAGCGGATGCTCCGGGTCACGCTGGTGAGAATGTTGCCGACGAGCAGGGTAAGAACGATCTCCTGCCAGGTCATGTCCCCTGTAGCGAGCAGGGCAGACGCGACGCTTGCACCTGCAACAAAACTACCGAACTGAGCAGCGATAATGGCAAAGCCTTCTGGGGGGACCGGGAAGAAAC
Above is a window of Methanofollis tationis DNA encoding:
- a CDS encoding FeoB small GTPase domain-containing protein; this encodes MSLRDRLFSRPRLGVEVPEGERTLLLIGNPNVGKSALFNRLTGGSATVSNYPGTTVDVTRGSLVADHQAREVIDVPGAYSLEPRDAAEEVAARIVGEYPDAVALVVLDATRIERGLYLLLQVLERGMRTVVAVNMIDAARAKGIMVDTAALQHLLGVPVVSTAATTGEGTRDLVGILHKAQVADLPAVRDRVAGKTPEPPANLPGCAGCGRCR
- a CDS encoding FeoA family protein codes for the protein MKKAINDLEYGETGIIVDIRGFRRELNSLGIRTGKTVKMITRQPIKGPVVVIAGDVEVAMGCDLAAGVFVDIREGDR
- a CDS encoding FeoA family protein, which produces MQLTECGIGETVRVVAVMGCERFRNRLALRGIAPGQICTVVSAACGPIVLAVDGGTLALGRGMAAHITVERNIDEKSN
- the zupT gene encoding zinc transporter ZupT is translated as MIDPDTVAVAFGLTLIAGLSTGIGSLMVFFTKKTGTRLLAFSLGFSAGVMIYVSFTELLPAAHAAVGASWGGVPGPWAVTLAFFGGIAFIGLIDHLVPYPQNPHEARRVEEAEGGADAGLYRTGLFTALAIAIHNVPEGMATFYAATADLRIGLSIAAAIAIHNIPEGIAVSVPVYCATGSRARAFLYALLSGLAEPAGALIAFFILLPFFSAGLLGLLFAGVSGIMVFVALDELLPAAREYGETHCAIYGLIAGMALMAVVLLATA
- a CDS encoding OBG GTPase family GTP-binding protein: MSGLEDEIKEIEDELQRTVYNKATSKHIGRLKAKLAKIRDEAVQRAMKSAGSGEGYSVKKSGDGTVVLVGFPSVGKSTLLNQLTGQESEVAAYAFTTLTVVPGILEHKGAKIQILDIPGLIAGAAMGKGRGKEVIAVVRSADLILILGDVYNGRHVDVLMRELYDAGIRINKPKPDITIKKSGNGGIRLNYVGDEALDIEEVRSILAENKIMNADVLIRGNISQDDFIDAMIGNRVYIPAFIAINKVDLVDAKTRAEIEGELTDRFGETPYMISAHSGYNVDALKDGIYNHLGFMRVYMKPLGGPADMEEPLIVRSDSTIEDVCRRLHRDFVDKFRYAKIWGKSVKHDAQRVGLQHKLKDQDIVTIVTRF